A window from Nitrosopumilus adriaticus encodes these proteins:
- a CDS encoding gamma-glutamyltransferase, giving the protein MRKPISRKYRHVTVSTLPPPAAGRTLLLTLMMLNHLPSKFLRSSKPSSYHFVAETFRKAFLHRVQRPFNRHTYDQIQDKLHLQRTFAKQMADSIHNSMDATLPMIDPDFGGEDTTHLSTMDNDGNAVGITQSVELAYGSKAAAEGMGFLYNNYMSAFEFTTPNHPYYIRPNAIPWTSVSPALVFNDSKLWMVVGSPGSQRIFSTITQFLSRIIDGDLPMDQAIIRPRFHCSIGGNVSIEDGGFRTEIIDFLKDMGYEISIKERYSFYHGAIHATMKLQTQDGFQGVAEVRRDGTAEGLN; this is encoded by the coding sequence ATTAGAAAACCAATTAGTAGAAAATATCGACATGTGACTGTATCTACATTGCCTCCGCCTGCAGCTGGGAGGACATTGCTTCTTACCTTGATGATGCTTAATCACTTACCATCCAAGTTTCTTCGTAGCTCAAAACCTAGCTCGTATCATTTTGTTGCTGAAACATTTAGAAAAGCGTTTTTGCATAGAGTACAACGTCCATTTAATCGACATACATATGATCAAATTCAAGATAAATTACACTTGCAAAGAACTTTTGCAAAACAGATGGCAGACTCTATCCATAATTCTATGGATGCAACACTGCCTATGATTGATCCTGATTTTGGAGGAGAAGATACTACACATCTTTCAACTATGGATAATGATGGTAATGCAGTAGGAATCACACAATCTGTTGAATTAGCATATGGCTCAAAGGCTGCCGCAGAAGGTATGGGATTTCTCTATAACAATTACATGTCTGCATTTGAGTTTACGACTCCGAACCATCCTTACTATATTAGGCCCAATGCAATTCCTTGGACATCGGTTTCACCTGCCTTGGTTTTTAATGATTCAAAACTTTGGATGGTGGTGGGAAGTCCTGGAAGTCAACGAATTTTTTCCACTATAACTCAGTTTCTTTCAAGAATCATTGATGGGGATTTGCCAATGGACCAGGCAATTATACGACCACGTTTTCATTGCTCCATTGGAGGTAATGTCAGCATAGAGGATGGAGGATTTAGAACTGAAATTATTGATTTTCTAAAAGACATGGGATACGAAATTTCTATTAAAGAGCGATATTCATTTTATCATGGAGCAATACATGCTACAATGAAACTGCAAACACAAGATGGCTTTCAAGGAGTTGCAGAAGTTAGACGCGATGGAACAGCAGAGGGATTAAATTAA